The Syntrophorhabdaceae bacterium region GGTCCTCACGGGCTTGCTCAGGGTCTGTATCACGTTGGGCGGGCTCGTGGAAAACATGAGGGGATGGTAGGTGTCCCACTCCTTCGGCTTGAACTTGGCATAAAAATCATTGGCCACATGGGTGGCGATCCAGCTGCTCGGGAAGCCGAGAGGAAGCTCCATGATCTCCATGGCGGGAAAACGGCCCCGGGAATAGGAGCAATTGGAGAAGCCGATGTCCGCAATACCCGAGGCCACGCCCGCGGCCATCTTGGGGGCGGTGAGGAGGGTGCCCCCCGTATATTGGGTAATCTCCACTTTTCCGGCCAATTTCTTGTTCAATTCATCGCAATATTTGCCCAACATCTTTGAATTCATATGGGTGGGAGGGAAGTAATTGGCGAATTTGAGCTTCACCGCATCCGCATGAGAAAGAGAAGTAAAGGATACCAGGAGTGAAACGATAATGAATAAAGGCCATACCTTTCTTATCATTTTGCTACCCCCTTTTGTTTTGTGCGGATATACAACCTGTAACACATCGGCTCCCCTTCTGCAACCTTCTTCTTGTATACACCCATTGTAACCCATTGTATACAATGCATTTTCGCATGATATAAGGGCCACATCGCCCAGGGACATGGCCCTTATATCATGCTGCGTGGGGGCCTTTCAGTAGCTGAAGGCCGTGGGAATCTTCTTTGCCTTTTCCTGCCCTTTCCAGTAATTGACCCGCTCATGAATAAAGGCGAGCCAGCCCTCCACCTCGGGCGTCTTAAAGCCTTTTGAGTTCATATCCTTGGTGAAATCAGCGATCACAGGTTGTACCGCCTTGACCCATCTCGCGCTTTCCGCATCGGCAATGGGTACCATCTGTCCGCCCTGTTTCAGAAAATAGTCTCTGCCTTCGATGTCGATGGCGTTGAAACCTACTGCAAAACGCTCCGCAAATTCACTCGACACGTCGGTGATCACTTTTTGTACGTCGGCCGGGAGTTTGCCCCATTTCGACTTGTTCATGATCGCATAGAAAGCGTACACGCTGCCCACCTTCCATGACTCCGTGTTATACTTCAGGAGCTCGCCCGTCTTAAAGCCTTTGTAGGTCTCCATGGTGAGGTATGCGCCGTCGACCACGCCCCTTCTGATCGCTTCATAAAGATCCGGAGTCTCGATAGGCATCGGGACCGCGCCCAGGGCCTTCACGATATC contains the following coding sequences:
- a CDS encoding TRAP transporter substrate-binding protein, translating into MVRKFAVLVFAVMFVISASSLAGAADPIKLKFASYHPPVHMVSILIGKWCEEVNKRSGGKVEVTSYPGGTLLSPTKMAAGVASNIADIGFSHCSYSRGRFPVMEIMELPLGFPSSWIATHVANDFYGKFKPKEWDIYHPLFFTTSPVNVIQTVKKPVKSLEDMKGMKIRGTGRSGDIVKALGAVPMPIETPDLYEAIRRGVVDGAYLTMETYKGFKTGELLKYNTESWKVGSVYAFYAIMNKSKWGKLPADVQKVITDVSSEFAERFAVGFNAIDIEGRDYFLKQGGQMVPIADAESARWVKAVQPVIADFTKDMNSKGFKTPEVEGWLAFIHERVNYWKGQEKAKKIPTAFSY